One segment of Syngnathus scovelli strain Florida chromosome 6, RoL_Ssco_1.2, whole genome shotgun sequence DNA contains the following:
- the uba2 gene encoding SUMO-activating enzyme subunit 2 gives MVQLVGSLRKELADSLSTSKVLVVGAGGIGCELLKNLVLTGFKNIEVIDLDTIDVSNLNRQFLFQKKHVGKSKAQVAKESALQFCPSANITAYHDSITNPDYNVEFFKDFILVMNALDNRAARNHVNRMCLAADIPLIESGTAGYLGQVTVIKKGMTECYECQPKPAQKTFPGCTIRNTPSEPIHCIVWAKYLFNQLFGEEDADQDVSPDTADPEASWNPDETAARATAAEMDGDVKRVSTKQWARRNKYDAIKLFNKLFKDDIMYLLTMDKLWKKRKAPTPLDWQQLENAGCPQEESPGSGLKDQQVLGVWGYCKLFRESVETLHSLLAEKGDGAELVWDKDDPPSMDFVTAAANLRMYIFSMSMKSRFDVKSMAGNIIPAIATTNAVIAGLIVLEALKILAGEIESCRTIFLNKCPNLRKKLLVPCILDPPGANCYVCANKPEVTVKVNVHKTMVLSLQDKILKERFGMVAPDVQIEDGKGTILISSEEGETEANNSKFLSDFGIRNGSRLQADDFLQDYTLLINVLHSEDLERDVEFEVVGEAPDKAPPPQNNQGEVHNIANGNNDSAQPSTSSKVPAEEDDVMVVDSDDDADAEASSSSAAVTSTTKRKHANAEPGETPTKRPRTDQSSAEADHDDNDDDIIALD, from the exons ATGGTTCAACTTGTGGGTTCCCTCCGAAAGGAGTTGGCTGACTCCCTCTCGACGTCCAAGGTGTTAGTGGTGGGAGCGGGAGGTATCGGCTGTGAGCTACTCAAGAACCTCGTCCTCACTGGCTTCAAAAACATCGAAGTG ATTGACCTGGACACAATTGATGTCAGCAATTTGAATCGCCAATTCCTCTTTCAGAAGAAGCATGTTGGCAAGTCTAAAGCACAG GTCGCCAAAGAGAGTGCCTTGCAATTTTGCCCCTCTGCAAATATCACCGCCTACCATGACAGCATCACAAA TCCTGACTACAACGTGGAGTTCTTTAAAGATTTTATCCTGGTGATGAACGCTCTGGATAACCGAG CTGCTCGCAACCATGTGAACAGGATGTGTTTGGCGGCCGACATCCCGCTCATTGAGAGCGGCACAGCAGGATACCTCGGACAGGTTACAGTAATCAAGAAG GGAATGACGGAGTGTTACGAGTGCCAACCTAAACCTGCCCAGAAGACCTTCCCAGGTTGCACTATAAGAAATACACCATCTGAACCCATTCACTGCATTGTCTGGGCAAAGTATCTCTTCAA CCAGCTGTTTGGGGAGGAGGATGCTGATCAAGATGTGTCTCCCGACACAGCCGATCCAGAGGCTTCAT GGAACCCCGATGAAACGGCAGCTCGTGCCACGGCCGCAGAAATGGATGGAGATGTCAAGCGCGTCTCTACCAAGCAGTGGGCACGCCGCAATAAATATGATGCTATCAAACTCTTCAACAAG CTTTTCAAAGATGACATCATGTACTTGTTAACGATGGACAAGTTGTGGAAGAAGAGGAAAGCTCCTACGCCACTGGACTGGCAGCAGCTGGAGAACGCTG GATGCCCTCAGGAGGAGTCCCCGGGTTCAGGTTTAAAGGACCAGCAGGTTCTCGGTGTTTGGGGCTACTGTAAGCTATTCCGAGAAAGCGTGGAGACCCTCCACTCACTGTTGGCTGAGAAAGGAGACGGTGCAGAGCTTGTCTGGGATAAG GATGATCCTCCTTCCATGGATTTTGTTACTGCAGCAGCGAACCTCCGAATGTACATCTTCAGCATGAGCATGAAGAGTCGCTTCGATGTCAAGT CCATGGCAGGTAACATAATCCCGGCCATTGCCACAACCAATGCTGTCATTGCCGGACTCATTGTGCTGGAGGCACTCAAGATTCTGGCAGGGGAAATAGAATCCTGCCGCACG ATCTTCTTGAACAAGTGTCCTAATCTCAGGAAGAAGTTGCTAGTTCCATGCATCTTGGACCCACCTGGGGCCAACTGTTACGTGTGTGCCAACAAGCCTGAAGTGACTGTCAAAGTTAACGTCCACAAAACAATGGTTCTCTCTCTACAAGACAAG ATTCTAAAGGAGCGGTTCGGCATGGTAGCGCCAGATGTTCAGATAGAAGATGGAAAAGGGACAATACTCATCTCCTCAGAGGAAGGAGAGACTGAAG CCAACAACAGCAAGTTTCTTTCTGACTTTGGCATTCGTAATGGCAGTCGACTACAAGCTGATGACTTCCTCCAAGACTACACACTCCTCATTAATGTGTTGCACAG TGAAGATCTCGAGAGGGATGTAGAATTTGAAGTGGTTGGTGAAGCTCCAGACAAAGCACCCCCACCCCAAAACAACCAGGGAGAGGTGCACAACATCGCCAACGGCAATAATGATTCAGCCCAGCCATCTACCTCCTCTAAAG TTCCAGCAGAGGAGGATGACGTTATGGTTGTGGACTCTGATGATGATGCTGATGCTGAGGCATCGTCCAGCTCCGCAGCAGTCACAAGCACCACCAAGAGGAAGCATGCAAATGCAGAACCTGGCGAAACTCCCACCAAGCGCCCACGGACAGACCAGTCAAGTGCAGAAGCAGaccatgatgataatgatgatgacatcatcgcTTTGGACTAA